From Rhodovastum atsumiense, a single genomic window includes:
- a CDS encoding YidB family protein codes for MSFVDDMLNALSGTQGGTHPWLIQAVRGIAGDDQGAGPGIAWVLQRLEAAGYGAAVRAWTHGLKTPDVAPHDLHAALGDAQVQAMAHRANLTPDELVGKLSQHLPGIVAHLSTDGRFPG; via the coding sequence ATGAGCTTCGTCGATGACATGCTGAACGCCCTGTCAGGCACCCAGGGAGGGACTCATCCCTGGCTGATCCAGGCCGTGCGCGGCATCGCCGGCGACGACCAGGGCGCCGGCCCCGGCATCGCCTGGGTCCTGCAGAGACTGGAAGCGGCCGGCTACGGCGCCGCGGTGCGCGCCTGGACGCATGGGCTGAAGACCCCGGACGTGGCACCGCACGACCTGCATGCCGCCCTGGGCGACGCGCAGGTGCAGGCGATGGCGCATCGCGCCAACCTCACGCCCGACGAGCTGGTCGGCAAACTCAGCCAGCATCTTCCGGGCATCGTCGCCCATCTCTCGACGGACGGCAGGTTCCCGGGCTGA
- a CDS encoding hybrid sensor histidine kinase/response regulator, whose translation MSLLLRVVLVIVVALLPALGIQLYNENALRAATERDMRAEAQHEARSVAGELELLLSGIRGMLVALAAHPAIRAGDPAACMAALADVRERALPDGTLALVDAAGRVLCGSPQASPEAASGTFVPVPSAAGRGGFSVGGHVLDPFTGRSLLGVVYPVHGLAGVPDAMLMAGLDLRRLRTQIEGRELPAPYSVMLADRAGHILLPLPEGGKEDDLVTAGFGWMMTATAPGVTEWRGGDGVRRIIGYVPPVAPMPDLFVSVGYDTDAAYAEGAAASRRTYLLMALGFGLACILAFLVARRIIGEPVGDILRAVEQWREGTRGIHVRVPGGGGEIARIARAVNELVDAAGHSEAALARANAELERRVAERTQQLEAEMRERQRAQADLLQSQKMEVLGYLTGGIAHDFNNLLTAVIGNLQLAMRRSAGQAELQRLLLGASRAADRGAALIRRMLAFARRQVLHPQAVDLQALVGGMENLLARTIGPAVRVAGLLPPGLWHVRSDPAQLELVLLNLAINARDAMPEGGTLIISAGNETVLPGATHPAELAAGEYVRISVVDTGVGMDVATLARACEPFFTTKPVGRGSGLGLSMVHGVAMQSGGGVQIESQPGEGTTVSLWLPRAEALPVDLSAGSAEAPPAAVGGATILLVDDDEDVVEFAACTLDEAGYRVLQAGNGAVALALLQAGTAVDLLVTDLAMPKMTGSVLVRHARALRPGLPVLVVTGYADLDKATGDMAGLPVLDKPYRAVQLLEAVARLLATVPAGR comes from the coding sequence ATGAGCCTGCTGCTGCGCGTGGTCCTGGTCATCGTGGTGGCGCTGCTGCCCGCCCTGGGCATCCAGCTCTACAACGAGAACGCCCTGCGCGCCGCCACCGAGCGGGACATGCGCGCCGAGGCGCAGCACGAGGCGCGCAGCGTCGCCGGCGAACTGGAACTGTTGCTCAGTGGCATCCGCGGCATGCTGGTCGCGCTCGCCGCGCATCCGGCGATTCGCGCCGGCGACCCGGCCGCCTGCATGGCGGCGCTCGCCGACGTGCGCGAGCGGGCGCTGCCGGACGGTACGCTCGCGCTGGTCGATGCCGCGGGGCGGGTGCTCTGCGGCAGTCCCCAGGCATCCCCGGAGGCAGCCTCCGGCACGTTCGTGCCTGTCCCGTCGGCCGCCGGGCGGGGTGGTTTCAGCGTCGGCGGCCATGTCCTTGACCCTTTTACCGGCCGCTCCCTGCTCGGCGTGGTGTATCCGGTGCACGGCCTCGCCGGGGTGCCGGACGCCATGCTGATGGCCGGCCTGGACCTGCGGCGCCTGCGCACGCAGATCGAGGGCCGGGAGTTGCCGGCGCCGTACAGCGTGATGCTGGCCGATCGGGCGGGGCATATCCTGCTGCCGTTGCCGGAAGGCGGCAAGGAAGACGATCTGGTCACGGCCGGATTCGGCTGGATGATGACCGCCACCGCGCCGGGCGTGACCGAATGGCGCGGCGGCGACGGCGTGCGCCGTATCATCGGCTACGTCCCGCCGGTGGCGCCGATGCCGGATCTGTTCGTCAGCGTCGGCTATGACACCGATGCCGCCTATGCCGAAGGCGCGGCGGCCTCGCGGCGCACCTACCTGCTGATGGCCCTGGGGTTCGGCCTGGCCTGCATCCTGGCCTTCCTGGTGGCGCGGCGGATCATCGGTGAGCCGGTCGGGGACATCCTGCGGGCGGTGGAGCAGTGGCGCGAAGGGACCCGCGGCATCCATGTGCGTGTGCCGGGCGGCGGCGGCGAGATCGCGCGCATCGCGCGGGCCGTCAACGAGTTGGTGGATGCCGCCGGGCACAGCGAGGCGGCGCTGGCGCGGGCCAATGCCGAGCTCGAGCGGCGCGTCGCCGAACGCACGCAGCAGCTCGAGGCCGAAATGCGGGAGCGCCAGAGGGCCCAGGCCGATCTGCTGCAGTCGCAGAAAATGGAGGTGCTGGGCTACCTGACCGGCGGCATCGCCCATGACTTCAACAACCTGCTCACGGCGGTGATCGGCAACCTGCAACTGGCGATGCGCCGCAGCGCCGGCCAGGCCGAATTGCAGCGCCTGCTCCTCGGCGCATCGCGCGCGGCCGATCGCGGCGCGGCGTTGATCCGGCGCATGCTGGCCTTCGCCCGCCGCCAGGTGCTGCATCCGCAGGCGGTGGATCTGCAGGCCCTGGTCGGCGGCATGGAAAACCTGCTTGCCCGCACCATTGGCCCGGCCGTGCGGGTCGCCGGCCTGCTGCCGCCCGGCCTGTGGCATGTCCGCTCCGATCCCGCCCAACTGGAGCTGGTGCTGCTGAACCTCGCCATCAATGCGCGTGACGCCATGCCCGAGGGGGGCACGCTGATCATCTCGGCCGGCAACGAGACGGTTCTTCCCGGGGCGACCCATCCGGCGGAGCTGGCCGCGGGTGAATACGTTCGCATTTCGGTGGTCGATACCGGGGTCGGGATGGATGTGGCGACGCTGGCGCGGGCCTGCGAGCCGTTCTTCACCACCAAGCCGGTGGGCCGCGGCTCCGGGTTGGGATTGTCGATGGTGCACGGGGTCGCCATGCAGTCGGGGGGCGGCGTGCAGATCGAGAGCCAGCCCGGCGAGGGAACCACGGTCAGCCTCTGGCTGCCGCGCGCCGAGGCCCTCCCGGTCGATCTCTCCGCCGGGAGCGCCGAGGCACCGCCGGCAGCGGTGGGCGGGGCCACGATCCTGCTGGTGGATGATGACGAGGATGTCGTGGAATTCGCCGCCTGCACGCTGGATGAGGCCGGCTACCGTGTCCTGCAGGCGGGGAACGGCGCGGTCGCGCTGGCGCTGCTGCAGGCGGGCACGGCGGTCGATCTGCTGGTGACCGACCTGGCGATGCCGAAGATGACCGGTAGCGTGCTCGTCCGCCATGCGCGCGCGCTGCGGCCGGGGCTGCCGGTGCTTGTGGTCACCGGCTATGCCGATCTGGACAAGGCCACTGGCGACATGGCGGGGCTGCCCGTCCTCGACAAGCCGTACCGCGCCGTGCAGTTGCTGGAAGCGGTGGCCCGGTTGCTGGCGACCGTCCCGGCGGGACGCTGA
- a CDS encoding branched-chain amino acid aminotransferase: MRATFWLDGAWTETPPRLLGPQDHAFWLASVTFDGARAFQGCAPDLDLHCRRAVASATNLGLHPAIAAEEIERLAIEGIRRFGPEAELYIKPVFYAAGEGHFVGAAETRFVLHIFEAPLPGPAGFSATLSPLRRPAPEMAPTNAKAACLYPNSDRATREANDRGFEAAVMLDPWDNVAEFAFANLMIAKDGRVLTPAANGTFLAGITRRRVLALLNEAGIPAEEAKLTVADLQDADEIFSTGNYGKVVPCSRFEQRALNAGPIGAKARQLYFDWARTTRVI; this comes from the coding sequence ATGCGGGCAACCTTCTGGCTGGACGGGGCATGGACAGAGACGCCGCCGCGCCTGCTCGGGCCGCAGGATCATGCGTTCTGGCTGGCCTCGGTGACGTTCGACGGCGCCCGCGCCTTCCAGGGCTGCGCCCCCGACCTCGACCTGCATTGCCGGCGCGCCGTGGCCTCGGCCACCAATCTCGGGCTGCATCCGGCCATCGCCGCCGAGGAGATCGAGCGGCTCGCGATCGAGGGGATCCGCCGCTTCGGACCAGAGGCGGAACTCTACATCAAGCCGGTGTTCTACGCCGCCGGCGAAGGCCATTTCGTCGGGGCGGCAGAGACCCGCTTCGTGCTGCACATCTTCGAGGCGCCGCTGCCCGGCCCGGCCGGGTTCTCGGCCACGCTGTCGCCGCTGCGCCGCCCGGCGCCGGAAATGGCCCCGACCAATGCCAAGGCCGCCTGTCTCTATCCCAATTCCGACCGCGCCACCCGCGAGGCCAATGACCGCGGCTTCGAGGCGGCGGTGATGCTCGATCCCTGGGACAACGTGGCGGAATTCGCCTTCGCCAACCTGATGATCGCCAAGGACGGCCGGGTGCTGACGCCGGCAGCCAACGGCACCTTCCTCGCTGGCATCACCCGCCGGCGCGTGCTGGCGCTGCTGAACGAGGCCGGCATCCCCGCCGAGGAGGCAAAGCTGACCGTCGCGGACCTGCAGGACGCCGACGAAATCTTCTCGACCGGCAATTACGGCAAGGTCGTGCCCTGCAGCCGCTTCGAGCAACGGGCGCTGAATGCCGGCCCGATCGGTGCGAAGGCGCGGCAGCTCTATTTCGACTGGGCGCGGACCACCCGGGTGATCTGA
- a CDS encoding ribokinase: protein MTHVFVLGNASVDITLRVPRLPLPGETLLASAMARAPGGKGLNQAVVAARAGVPVHLCAPLGPGPEAVVVRTALAQEPFASLRLPEVEAPTDLSTLLVDDTAENCIVSTGDCAMALPAVEAEAFVVEMGAGDILLLQGNLSETVTVDAATLARARGARLVVNAAPLRWNYGRLLKLCDVVVANEGEAAELTGHADPARAAEALRGAGMAIVTLGPQGCVVADAAGVARLPAVATVVNDTSGGGDAFCGALVAAMALGATRPVDTALRAAALAVSRPGCFTAFPSRHEMAALLAVA, encoded by the coding sequence ATGACCCACGTCTTTGTCCTGGGCAATGCCAGCGTCGACATCACGCTGCGCGTGCCGCGGCTGCCGCTGCCCGGCGAGACGCTGCTGGCCTCGGCGATGGCGCGCGCGCCCGGCGGCAAGGGGCTGAACCAGGCGGTGGTGGCCGCCCGCGCGGGCGTGCCGGTGCATCTCTGCGCGCCGCTCGGGCCAGGGCCGGAGGCGGTGGTGGTGCGCACCGCGCTGGCGCAGGAGCCCTTCGCCTCGTTGCGCCTGCCGGAGGTGGAGGCGCCCACCGACCTGTCCACCCTGCTGGTCGACGACACCGCCGAGAACTGCATCGTCAGCACCGGCGACTGTGCCATGGCGCTGCCGGCCGTCGAGGCCGAGGCCTTCGTGGTGGAGATGGGGGCGGGTGACATCCTGCTGCTGCAGGGCAATCTGTCGGAAACGGTGACCGTTGACGCCGCCACCCTGGCCCGTGCCCGGGGTGCCCGCCTCGTGGTGAACGCCGCGCCGCTGCGCTGGAACTACGGGCGCCTGCTGAAGCTGTGCGACGTGGTGGTAGCCAACGAGGGCGAGGCGGCGGAGCTCACCGGCCATGCCGATCCGGCGCGGGCGGCCGAGGCGCTGCGCGGCGCGGGCATGGCGATCGTGACCCTCGGCCCGCAGGGCTGCGTGGTGGCGGATGCGGCGGGGGTGGCACGGCTGCCGGCGGTGGCGACCGTGGTGAATGACACCAGCGGGGGCGGCGATGCGTTCTGCGGCGCCCTGGTTGCCGCCATGGCGCTGGGGGCCACGCGCCCGGTCGACACCGCCCTGCGCGCCGCCGCCCTCGCGGTGTCGCGGCCGGGCTGCTTCACCGCCTTCCCCTCGCGCCACGAGATGGCGGCCCTGCTGGCGGTGGCTTGA
- a CDS encoding BtpA/SgcQ family protein: MPAKPVFLSKPNAVAALFGRRQAVIGVIHSRPLPGSPAYDGEPMAEILDFALAEAERYRAGGVDGLIVENHGDIPFAKPEALGPETAACMAVMTQAVRVASGLPTGVNVLANGAVMALAVAKAAGAGFIRVNQWANAYVANEGLIEGPAGAAARYRAWLRAREVRIFADVHVKHGAHAIVADRSIPEMARDAEFFDADAAIVTGQRTGDAAPLEELRAVAAGCSLPVVVGSGVTPDNVGDILAVADAVIVASWLKVDGVWWNPVDPDRLRTFMTAVARARA, translated from the coding sequence ATGCCAGCCAAGCCCGTGTTCCTTTCCAAGCCGAACGCTGTCGCCGCCCTGTTCGGCCGCCGGCAGGCGGTGATCGGGGTCATTCATTCGCGTCCCTTGCCCGGCTCCCCCGCCTATGACGGCGAGCCCATGGCCGAGATCCTGGATTTCGCCCTCGCCGAGGCCGAGCGCTACCGCGCCGGCGGGGTGGACGGCCTGATCGTCGAGAACCATGGCGACATCCCCTTCGCCAAGCCCGAGGCGCTCGGTCCGGAGACCGCCGCCTGCATGGCGGTGATGACCCAGGCGGTGCGCGTGGCCAGCGGCCTGCCGACCGGGGTGAACGTGCTTGCCAACGGGGCCGTGATGGCGCTCGCGGTGGCCAAGGCGGCGGGGGCGGGTTTCATCCGGGTGAACCAGTGGGCCAACGCCTATGTTGCCAACGAAGGCCTCATCGAGGGGCCGGCCGGCGCGGCGGCGCGCTACCGGGCCTGGCTGCGCGCGCGGGAGGTGCGCATTTTCGCGGACGTGCATGTCAAGCATGGCGCGCATGCCATCGTCGCCGACCGTTCGATCCCCGAGATGGCGCGCGATGCCGAATTCTTCGACGCGGATGCCGCGATCGTCACCGGCCAGCGCACCGGCGACGCCGCCCCGCTCGAGGAGCTGCGCGCCGTTGCCGCGGGCTGTTCGTTGCCGGTGGTGGTAGGGTCGGGCGTGACCCCGGACAATGTCGGCGACATCCTCGCCGTGGCGGATGCGGTCATCGTGGCAAGCTGGTTGAAAGTGGACGGCGTATGGTGGAATCCGGTGGATCCGGACCGGTTGCGGACCTTCATGACGGCGGTCGCACGGGCCCGTGCATGA
- a CDS encoding PrkA family serine protein kinase yields MSVDLLRSRFSSHFEARRDAEIPLEAFLERCRTDPKTYSSAAERLLTAIGEAEIIDTSQDPRLGRIFANRTIRRYPAFSEFHGMEETIERIVGFLRHAAQGLEERKQILYLLGPVGGGKSSLAERLKELMEREPIYVLKAGEEVSPVFESPLSLFSDPHMVDTLETEYGIPRRAVRGPMSPWALKRLQEFGGDAFRFSVMKMMPSRLRQVGVAKTEPGDENNQDISTLVGKVDIRKLEAFAQNDPDAYSFSGGLNRANQGILEFVEMFKAPIKMLHPLLTATQEGNYVGTENIGALPFQGLILAHSNEAEWQTFKNNRNNEAFIDRIYVVKVPYCLRVTEEQAIYRKMLAASELANAACAPGTIEMLARFAVLSRVKEHPNSNLFSKMRVYDGEAIKEQDPQARSVQEYRDAAGVDEGMSGISTRFAFKVLSQTFNFDSTEVAADPVHLMYVLERLLRQEQFPEDVEKKLLNFIKAMLAPRYAEFIGNEIQKAYLESYSDYGQNLFERYISLADAWIEDADFKDPDTGTLMSRDELNAELTKIEKPAGIANPKDFRNEVVKFALRAKARDGGRMPRWTAYEKIREVIERRMFSQVEDLLPIISFGAKKDVETERKHGDFIARMRDRGYTERQVRRSVEWFMRVQKSG; encoded by the coding sequence ATGAGCGTCGACCTTCTTCGCTCGCGCTTCTCGAGCCATTTCGAGGCCCGGCGCGATGCGGAAATACCCCTGGAAGCGTTCCTCGAACGCTGCCGTACCGACCCGAAGACCTATAGCAGCGCTGCCGAGCGACTGCTGACGGCGATCGGCGAGGCCGAAATCATCGACACCTCCCAGGACCCGCGGCTCGGCCGGATCTTCGCCAACCGGACGATCCGCCGCTACCCCGCCTTCAGCGAGTTCCACGGCATGGAGGAGACGATCGAGCGCATCGTCGGCTTTCTCCGCCATGCCGCGCAGGGGCTCGAGGAACGCAAGCAGATCCTGTACCTGCTCGGCCCGGTCGGCGGTGGGAAGTCCTCGCTCGCCGAGCGGCTGAAGGAGCTGATGGAGCGCGAGCCGATCTACGTGCTCAAGGCCGGCGAGGAAGTCAGCCCCGTGTTCGAGAGCCCGCTCTCGCTGTTCAGCGACCCGCACATGGTCGACACGCTGGAGACCGAGTACGGCATCCCGCGGCGCGCGGTGCGCGGGCCGATGAGCCCGTGGGCGCTGAAGCGGTTGCAGGAATTCGGCGGCGACGCCTTCCGCTTCAGCGTGATGAAGATGATGCCGAGCCGGCTGCGCCAGGTCGGGGTGGCCAAGACCGAGCCGGGCGACGAGAACAACCAGGACATCTCCACCCTGGTCGGCAAGGTCGATATCCGCAAGCTGGAAGCCTTCGCCCAGAACGACCCCGACGCCTACAGCTTCTCGGGCGGGCTCAATCGCGCCAACCAGGGCATCCTCGAGTTCGTCGAGATGTTCAAGGCGCCGATCAAGATGCTGCATCCGCTGCTGACCGCCACCCAGGAAGGCAACTATGTCGGCACGGAGAACATCGGCGCCCTGCCCTTCCAGGGCCTGATCCTCGCCCACTCCAACGAGGCCGAGTGGCAGACCTTCAAGAACAATCGCAACAACGAAGCCTTCATCGACCGCATTTATGTCGTAAAGGTGCCGTACTGCCTGCGCGTGACCGAGGAACAGGCGATCTACCGCAAGATGCTGGCCGCCTCCGAGCTCGCCAACGCGGCCTGCGCCCCGGGCACGATCGAGATGCTCGCCCGCTTCGCCGTGCTGTCGCGGGTGAAGGAGCACCCGAATTCCAACCTGTTCAGCAAGATGCGCGTCTATGATGGCGAGGCCATCAAGGAACAGGACCCGCAGGCGCGCAGCGTGCAGGAATACCGCGACGCCGCCGGCGTGGACGAGGGCATGTCCGGCATCTCCACCCGCTTCGCCTTCAAGGTGCTCTCGCAAACCTTCAATTTCGACAGCACCGAGGTTGCGGCCGATCCGGTCCACCTCATGTACGTGCTCGAGCGGCTGCTGCGCCAAGAGCAGTTCCCCGAGGATGTCGAGAAGAAACTGTTGAACTTCATCAAGGCGATGCTGGCGCCGCGTTATGCCGAGTTCATCGGCAACGAGATCCAGAAGGCGTACCTGGAATCCTACAGCGACTACGGCCAGAACCTGTTCGAACGCTACATCTCCCTGGCCGATGCCTGGATCGAGGACGCCGATTTCAAGGATCCCGATACCGGCACGCTGATGAGCCGGGACGAGCTGAACGCCGAGCTCACCAAGATCGAGAAGCCCGCGGGCATCGCCAATCCCAAGGACTTCCGCAACGAGGTGGTGAAGTTCGCCCTGCGCGCCAAGGCGCGCGACGGCGGGCGGATGCCACGCTGGACCGCCTATGAGAAGATCCGCGAAGTGATTGAACGGCGCATGTTCAGCCAGGTGGAAGACCTGCTGCCGATCATCTCCTTTGGGGCGAAGAAGGACGTCGAGACCGAGCGCAAGCACGGTGACTTCATCGCGCGCATGCGTGACCGCGGCTACACCGAACGGCAGGTACGCCGCTCCGTGGAGTGGTTCATGCGCGTGCAGAAGTCCGGGTGA